In Festucalex cinctus isolate MCC-2025b chromosome 9, RoL_Fcin_1.0, whole genome shotgun sequence, the DNA window GTAAACATCCTCCGAAGGCTCCGCATTAAAATCTCCGCACACCACGAGAGGATTTGTGCCCGTCGAGCCTACGCTCCTGGAAATTATGCTTCGGAGGCTCTGCAGCAGGTCGGCGCCCTGTGCGCTCCTCAGCCTCTCCCAGCCACTCCGGGCTTTCAGATGAGTGACAGCCACGCAAAGTTGTTGGCTCGTTAGCCGGCAGTCGAGTATCTGCACAATGGCTACCTGGTTGGTGGGTAACATCATCGCCGACAGCCGCAAGTGAATCGTCGTCTGTAAGGAGAAGCGCGAGTGGCGGTAGAACAAGGCACAACCGTCGGGACCGTTATTTTGCTCGACATCTAAACAAGGAGACCAGGGTTTGGCCAAGAAGCTGCCGTGATAACCTAAGCCGGCCATTATTGGCTGGAAAGTGTCGTAGTAATGGTCAACCTCCTGAAGACAAACAATGTCAGGGCGGTAGGTGAGGATCTCCTCCAGGATCAAGTACTTCCTTTCCTTCCAGTTGAGGGCTTCAAGAGGACAACGAATAAATCCATCTTTCCCTTCACCAAGTGCTgtaaagaaagagagaaaacaaaTTGTCACaatcttaccccgggttttcaccggttgcggttgcggtgcggttgcggtgcggtccggcgacgcaagcaattagattccattcattcgaatggtgcagtttacaccgcttgcgggtgcgttgcgtgtcgactgcggaaggcctgcggcgtgccgcaagccttccgcaaggatagacctattttctatttttgccggacgccgcagcggtaggcctccggcaaatggcaagctagcacaaaacacatcgagcaggacaggaagaccgaggcagtttcaaaataaatttccggctacctttcagaataaaacactcgccagctcctatttcgcaagtttttcagcaaaacgtgacgtgggcgtcgccgggtcatgtgctcattcatggtttagacaccagcgaacatggacgaggagaggtttatattggaggtggaaaaccacaaaataatatatgacacggcacatcctttttataaggactgtaatgtattgtgagtttgatgttcgcgattgcttgttgtgcccgtctcgcttgccgtactgagcggcagccggacgcggaagacagaaataaagagtggacccgcactgacccgtctctcgttattaatatactttacaaggacaaccaaaaaaaggatgctgcatggaatctcatatctttctgcttctctgttgagcagactttctgtatgtttgtcgttgtgaaatgccacatgatcgcgcgcgcgcggtcccgcgagacacgttgggaagtgggcggcgacggagctgccggagctgccggaccgcagctgtgcggagccggtgtggattgacaaaaaaatttacccgtccggagcacgcagtcaagacgcaccgcaccgcaaccgcaccgcaaccgcatccagtgaaaacccggggttacttgGTGTGTTTTTGGAGCTCACGTTGTCCATTTTTGTGACGTACCCTGAGGGTTCACAATTtgaagtacagtgttccctcgttttccgctggggttaggttccaaaaaatacccgcaataaatgaaatccgcaaagtagttagctttatgttttacaactcttataaatgttttaaggctcaaaaatcccagaccgcacaatttatacacttttctcattgaggcatttacatgttctcccatttctctcttgttcaagcattgacaatgttcaaaccttcataatttttataaaatgggtatattactgtagaaAAATATgccaaattgcacttaaaaaaaaatccgcaatacagcgagaccgcgaaaagtgaaccgcgttatagcgagggaagactgtacaaaTTAAATGGTATGGGGAGAGATTCGTCTCAAAATTAATGACACAAATACAGCCGCCATTTATACAcgtgtttttttaatatcgtgTGCACATGTCATGTACCATGATTTAGCATTTGTAAATATTCAATTCTGCTTGTATATTTTTGAATGTGCGTTTGAGGATCAGTgggcaccaaggttattttaattatccatccatccatccattttcttcaccgcttattcctcacaagggtcgcggggggtgctggcgcctatctcagctggctctgggcagtaggcgggggacaccctggactggttgccagccaatcgcaggtcacacagagacgaacaaccatccacactcacaagcacacctagggacaattcggagcgcccaattaacctgccatgcatgtctttggaatgtgggaggagaccggagtacccggagaagacccacacaggcacggggagaacatgcaaactccacccaggaatggccgaagcctggactcgaaccggagtcctcagagttattttaattaatgaaacctaatttaaaaaaaaaaaaaaagattgaaaactaccaaattatattttatgtttacaaaactaattataactagagctgcgagcagctataaagggcactcgcagcccgggccacgttggggtactggcacgttggggtactggcacgttggggtactggcatattggaagcaaaatttctttgaaaatggcataataaacctttacatgtagaatattttttttgccagtgtgtgtcaagctcaacgggttttggtgattgttaagacctgcaaaaatcagcgtccttttttatttttaggcaatgagttgccctgattgatattttttgtaaaagtgtatatatacatcatcgctcgttgtactcattgcacaatgttacttttattgtccaaaggggcaatcaaaaatgaataaaacaaaatggaaacgtacatacgtttggatcggtgtgaagccagtgaacaatttgagtggtggaaactaaaaaaatattcagaaatgacttagtcatcacacttagaatgagtttaaatttttttgtacaaaataccgtatgtgggtttttttttttttatataagcctcaagggctaggtggcgctgtatttataactgaatgttgtcatcgagataccttcaggccttgattataagcatacatgtcaagtgtgggattttttttggagcatgtaccgtggagttattaagcatatccttcattcacgatattgcttttaatgtccacagaggctatcaaaaataaataaaaaaatatatatgtttggataagtctgatgccagtgaacattctgagtggtggaaactaaaagaatattcataaatgacttagttatcacacttagaatgagtttacattttttgtacaaaataccgtatgtggggtatttttttttttatgcctcaagggctaggtggcgctgcatatataactgaatgttgtcatagagatagcttcaggccttgacgataaacatacatgtcaagtttgggattttttggagcatgtaccggggagttattaagcatatcctttttcagtgcgaaacacaaattttgatgccccgccttcatcatatagtatttcgaaaggtcaagatttttacccctgtcgttggctcaggacttgacatggtccaggtcaagtcttaactcagtcagatgaaacgtgtaggagaagtgggcaaaagtctgccccctgtgaatgtgcaaaaattgtcaaaaatgggacattcaaaaattcgtagctcacttcctgttcattttagcatatgggtccaagagacttttttgtaggtcttgggctccctcatacacctaaaaatattcgtcgttcttgcttaaacgtacaaccggggctgcttcgttaaaaatttctaggcggcgctattgagtcatttttgtaaaattagcacaatcaacaataaaatattgttcattttaccaggccagatgtgtgtgccaagtttcatgagtttctgcgcatgtttagaccctcaaaactggcgttgttttcttggcgaacagtgcttagccacgcccacagcgattcgcgaaaactcacaaacttcgtgttgtga includes these proteins:
- the nocta gene encoding nocturnin isoform X2 — its product is MGSNGSRLYSALAQTLNSAPLDQTDENLVEKDPIALDPDQLLRECEEALRRRPARPHRDLIYLNDGGPCRHKRGPSIRVMQWNILAQALGEGKDGFIRCPLEALNWKERKYLILEEILTYRPDIVCLQEVDHYYDTFQPIMAGLGYHGSFLAKPWSPCLDVEQNNGPDGCALFYRHSRFSLQTTIHLRLSAMMLPTNQVAIVQILDCRLTSQQLCVAVTHLKARSGWERLRSAQGADLLQSLRSIISRSVGSTGTNPLVVCGDFNAEPSEDVYRRFRTSPLGLDSAYKLLSTDGQTEPPYTTWKIRPTGESCSTLDYIWYTHNALSVDCLLDIPTEEQIGPDRLPSFHYPSDHLSLLCDISFKEAP